A genome region from Pseudomonas sp. N3-W includes the following:
- the mnmH gene encoding tRNA 2-selenouridine(34) synthase MnmH codes for MSVDFTDYRDIFLNDRPMMDARAPVEFVKGSFPGVVNLPLMNDHERQRVGTSYKQQGQQAAIALGHQLVSGEVKAERVAAWADFARSHPDGYLYCFRGGLRSQIVQQWLKDEAGIDYPRIGGGYKAMRSFLLETMDQAIAQCDFVLLGGMTGTGKTEALVQLSNGLDLEGHANHRGSSFGKRATGQPSNIDFENRLAVDVLKKRARGIDQFVLEDESRAVGSCALPLPLFQGMQQFPMVWLEDSLEGRVERILRDYVVDLCAEFIGVHGDDGFALFCERLLESLNNVQKRLGGERHRRLFILMEDALAEQGRSGSVDVHRGWIEGLLREYYDPMYAFQREKKGARIEFAGEQGAVLEYLRERVSSRG; via the coding sequence ATGTCAGTCGACTTCACCGATTACCGCGACATCTTTCTCAACGACCGGCCGATGATGGATGCGCGTGCGCCGGTCGAGTTTGTCAAAGGCTCGTTCCCCGGCGTGGTCAATCTGCCGCTGATGAATGACCATGAACGGCAACGCGTCGGCACCAGCTACAAGCAGCAGGGCCAGCAGGCGGCCATCGCCCTCGGGCATCAATTGGTGTCCGGCGAGGTCAAGGCTGAGCGTGTCGCCGCCTGGGCCGATTTCGCCCGATCCCACCCGGACGGCTATCTGTATTGTTTTCGCGGTGGCCTGCGCTCGCAGATCGTCCAGCAGTGGCTCAAGGATGAGGCCGGTATCGACTATCCGAGGATCGGTGGCGGCTACAAGGCCATGCGTTCGTTTTTGCTGGAGACCATGGATCAAGCCATTGCCCAGTGCGACTTCGTCCTGCTGGGCGGCATGACCGGCACCGGCAAGACCGAGGCGCTGGTTCAGCTGAGCAACGGCCTGGACCTTGAGGGCCATGCCAATCACCGCGGTTCCAGCTTCGGCAAGCGCGCCACCGGCCAGCCGTCCAACATCGATTTCGAAAACCGTTTGGCCGTCGACGTGCTGAAGAAACGCGCCCGTGGCATCGACCAGTTCGTGCTGGAAGACGAGAGCCGCGCAGTGGGCAGTTGCGCACTGCCGTTGCCGCTGTTTCAGGGCATGCAGCAGTTTCCGATGGTCTGGCTGGAAGACAGCCTCGAGGGCCGCGTCGAGCGGATCCTGCGTGATTACGTGGTGGATTTGTGCGCCGAATTCATCGGTGTGCATGGCGATGACGGCTTTGCACTGTTTTGCGAGCGACTGCTGGAAAGCCTGAACAACGTGCAGAAGCGCTTGGGCGGCGAGCGTCATCGGCGGCTGTTTATTTTGATGGAAGATGCCCTGGCGGAGCAGGGTCGCAGCGGGTCGGTGGATGTGCACCGGGGCTGGATCGAAGGATTGCTGCGCGAGTATTACGACCCGATGTATGCGTTCCAGCGCGAGAAGAAAGGCGCACGGATCGAGTTTGCGGGGGAGCAGGGGGCGGTGCTGGAGTATCTGCGCGAGCGGGTTAGTTCGCGCGGGTGA
- a CDS encoding permease — translation MSLTTVAAPVRGWSFWWKPALFVLVACVGLYYVKWSPYYFKAFVAADNHSIGASILNDQQTTPLSAALAYAQVYFLAIWKAAVLAVILGSLLQVLIPRDWLLRLFGRAGFASTVRGGLFALPGMMCSCCAAPVAAGMRRQNVSVGAALAFWIGNPVLNPATLVFMGFVLGWGFTVLRLVAGIVLVFGVSMVAQRIAGPETLPEAAVEAVADASEQDTQPFLTRWGKTLWQLFWSTIPVYILAVLVLGAVRVWVFPHIDGAMANSLLWLVPLAIIGTLFVIPTAAEIPIVQTMMTLGMGTAPAVALLMTLPSVSLPSLLMLRKDFDARVLVSVAVMTMLVGVICGLIGAVVL, via the coding sequence ATGTCTCTCACAACCGTCGCTGCCCCTGTCCGGGGCTGGTCGTTCTGGTGGAAACCCGCCCTGTTCGTGCTCGTCGCCTGTGTCGGCCTCTACTACGTCAAGTGGTCTCCCTACTACTTCAAGGCCTTCGTCGCCGCTGACAACCACAGCATCGGCGCCTCGATTCTCAACGACCAACAGACCACGCCCCTGAGCGCCGCCCTGGCCTATGCCCAGGTGTATTTCCTGGCGATCTGGAAGGCTGCCGTGCTGGCGGTGATTCTCGGTTCGCTGCTGCAAGTATTGATCCCACGGGACTGGCTGCTGCGCCTGTTTGGCCGCGCCGGTTTCGCCTCGACGGTACGCGGCGGCCTGTTCGCCCTGCCGGGCATGATGTGTTCGTGCTGCGCCGCGCCAGTGGCGGCGGGCATGCGTCGTCAGAACGTATCGGTGGGCGCGGCGCTGGCGTTCTGGATCGGCAACCCGGTGCTCAACCCGGCGACCCTGGTGTTCATGGGCTTCGTGCTCGGCTGGGGCTTTACCGTGTTGCGCCTGGTGGCGGGCATCGTGCTGGTGTTTGGCGTATCAATGGTCGCCCAGCGCATCGCCGGCCCGGAAACGCTGCCTGAAGCTGCCGTCGAAGCCGTGGCCGATGCCAGCGAACAGGACACCCAACCGTTTCTGACCCGCTGGGGCAAGACGCTCTGGCAACTGTTCTGGAGCACCATCCCGGTCTACATCCTCGCGGTGCTGGTGTTGGGTGCGGTGCGGGTCTGGGTGTTCCCGCACATTGATGGCGCCATGGCCAACAGCCTGCTGTGGCTGGTGCCGCTGGCGATCATCGGCACGCTGTTCGTGATCCCGACGGCGGCTGAAATTCCTATTGTGCAGACCATGATGACACTGGGCATGGGCACCGCCCCGGCGGTGGCCCTGTTGATGACGCTGCCGAGCGTCAGCCTGCCGTCGCTGCTGATGCTGCGTAAGGATTTCGATGCGCGGGTACTGGTGAGCGTGGCGGTGATGACCATGCTGGTCGGGGTGATTTGCGGGTTGATCGGGGCGGTGGTGCTCTAG
- a CDS encoding histidine phosphatase family protein — protein sequence MMNPLHLAKRFKHRAYLLLPILLAASTLLLSLESGESRAQPADGTQTLVFLRHAEKPAGGLGQLNCQGLNRAINLATLLPEKFGKADYVFAANPTRNVEEGEFDNSYSYIRPLMTIGPSAIKLGLPVNIEFSANDTSDLADELLHDKYHNSIIYTAWSHGYLPELINKVAGQAAGKKQNITEDWASSDYDSLFVLTLTWHNGKASVVSHSYKQGLDNGPQSCPT from the coding sequence ATGATGAACCCATTGCATTTGGCCAAACGTTTCAAGCATCGCGCATATCTGTTGCTGCCCATCCTGCTGGCGGCCAGCACGCTGTTGCTGTCGCTTGAGTCCGGCGAAAGCCGCGCCCAACCGGCGGATGGCACGCAAACCCTGGTGTTCCTGCGTCACGCCGAGAAACCCGCCGGCGGTCTGGGCCAGCTCAATTGCCAGGGCCTCAATCGCGCCATCAACCTGGCGACCTTGCTGCCGGAAAAGTTCGGCAAGGCCGATTACGTGTTCGCCGCCAACCCGACCCGTAACGTCGAGGAAGGCGAATTCGACAATTCCTACAGCTACATCCGCCCGCTGATGACCATCGGCCCCAGCGCCATCAAACTCGGCCTGCCGGTGAATATCGAGTTCTCGGCCAACGACACCAGCGACCTGGCGGACGAACTGCTGCACGACAAGTACCACAACTCGATCATCTACACCGCCTGGTCCCACGGCTACCTGCCGGAGCTGATCAACAAGGTCGCCGGGCAAGCGGCGGGCAAGAAACAGAACATCACCGAGGACTGGGCGTCCAGCGACTATGACTCGCTGTTCGTGCTGACCCTGACCTGGCACAACGGCAAGGCCAGCGTGGTGAGCCACAGCTACAAGCAGGGGCTGGATAACGGGCCGCAGAGCTGCCCGACATAA
- the selD gene encoding selenide, water dikinase SelD has product MSEPVRLTQYSHGAGCGCKISPQVLEVILAGSGAQNLDPKLWVGNASRDDAAVYAIDEERGVVSTTDFFMPIVDDPFDFGRIAATNAISDIYAMGGDPLMAIAILGWPVNVLAPEIAREVIRGGRSICDEAGIPLAGGHSIDAPEPIFGLAVTGLVQKRHMKRNDTATAGCLLYLTKPLGIGILTTAEKKGKLRHADIGLARDWMCTLNKPGSRFGKLEGVSAMTDVTGFGLLGHLVEMADGSGVTARIEYTRVPQLPGVEYYLEQGCVPGGTLRNFDSYASKVGRVQELHKRVLCDPQTSGGLLVAVTPQGNAEFLAVAAELGLALEPIGELVERQTHAVEVF; this is encoded by the coding sequence ATGAGCGAACCCGTTCGTCTGACCCAATACAGCCACGGCGCCGGATGCGGTTGCAAGATTTCCCCCCAGGTGCTGGAAGTGATTCTGGCCGGCAGCGGTGCGCAGAACCTGGATCCGAAACTGTGGGTCGGCAACGCCTCGCGCGATGACGCGGCGGTGTATGCCATCGATGAAGAGCGCGGCGTGGTTTCGACCACCGACTTCTTCATGCCGATTGTCGACGACCCGTTCGATTTCGGCCGCATCGCCGCCACTAACGCCATCAGCGACATCTACGCCATGGGCGGTGATCCGTTGATGGCGATTGCAATCCTCGGCTGGCCGGTCAATGTGCTGGCCCCGGAGATTGCCCGGGAAGTGATTCGCGGCGGGCGTTCGATCTGTGACGAGGCCGGTATCCCGCTGGCCGGGGGCCACTCCATTGATGCACCGGAGCCGATTTTTGGCCTGGCTGTCACCGGTCTGGTGCAAAAACGCCACATGAAACGCAACGACACCGCCACCGCTGGCTGCCTGCTCTATCTCACCAAACCGTTGGGCATCGGCATCCTCACCACCGCCGAGAAGAAGGGCAAGCTGCGCCATGCCGACATTGGCCTGGCCCGTGACTGGATGTGCACCCTGAACAAACCCGGCAGCCGCTTCGGCAAGCTCGAAGGCGTGAGCGCAATGACTGACGTCACCGGTTTCGGCCTGCTCGGGCACCTGGTGGAAATGGCCGATGGCAGCGGCGTCACCGCACGCATCGAGTACACCCGCGTGCCGCAACTGCCGGGGGTCGAGTACTACCTGGAACAGGGCTGCGTGCCCGGCGGCACGCTGCGCAACTTCGACAGCTACGCCAGCAAGGTCGGGCGGGTGCAGGAGCTGCACAAGCGCGTGCTGTGCGACCCACAAACCAGTGGCGGCCTGCTGGTTGCCGTCACGCCTCAGGGCAACGCCGAGTTCCTCGCGGTCGCCGCCGAACTGGGCCTGGCCCTTGAGCCGATCGGCGAGCTGGTTGAGCGACAGACCCACGCGGTCGAGGTGTTTTGA